In one Rhinoraja longicauda isolate Sanriku21f chromosome 32, sRhiLon1.1, whole genome shotgun sequence genomic region, the following are encoded:
- the LOC144608658 gene encoding uncharacterized protein LOC144608658 yields MFAKGILLLVAAVLVSDCRAEYNGDQLREAFKNYINQLTEEARDGVELIQSSEVSQQLNHLIQGNLKSANDYAEDLRQRLTPFTDGLHEKMTVDIESLQQQIREQLEDLKEKLSPFADGVQQKISNHIEEFNQRLTSYTEELSQKMKKNAEELQQRLTPFTEELQANLEVSAENLREVLTPYTEQLQMKIDENMDILRQNVAAKAEEFRSRFDENVQELRNSLAPYTEDVQLKMNQQIAEMTQRVVPYAEVLQTKVNEHVEDLNQRLNPYIAELKVKLNENVGNMDQNLAPYIKNLNTNINQRIEEFHQNVAPYTEQLNKIISQNVREMQERLALNGGNFQQDLQTKLTTVWDDFWQNLQN; encoded by the exons ATGTTTGCCAAGGGAATCCTCCTGCTTGTGGCCGCTGTCTTGGTCTCAG ACTGTCGGGCTGAGTACAATGGAGATCAGCTTCGTGAAGCCTTCAAGAATTACATCAACCAATTGACCGAGGAAGCCAGGGATGGTGTAGAACTGATCCAAAGCTCAGAAGTCAGCCAGCAACTTAA TCATCTTATCCAGGGCAATCTGAAGAGTGCCAATGACTATGCTGAGGATCTCCGACAGAGGTTGACTCCCTTCACAGATGGTCTCCATGAGAAGATGACAGTAGATATTGAGAGCCTTCAACAGCAGATAAGAGAGCAGCTGGAAGACCTGAAGGAGAAACTTTCTCCCTTTGCTGATGGAGTCCAACAGAAGATTAGCAATCACATTGAAGAATTTAATCAGAGGTTGACATCTTACACTGAAGAACTTAGCCAAAAGATGAAGAAGAACGCGGAGGAACTTCAGCAGAGGTTGACTCCCTTCACTGAAGAGCTTCAGGCCAACCTGGAAGTGAGTGCAGAGAACCTGAGGGAGGTCCTGACTCCCTACACTGAACAGCTCCAGATGAAGATCGATGAAAATATGGACATCCTGAGGCAGAATGTGGCTGCCAAAGCTGAAGAATTTCGCTCCAGGTTTGATGAGAATGTCCAGGAGCTGCGCAATAGCTTGGCTCCCTACACCGAAGATGTCCAGCTGAAGATGAACCAACAGATTGCAGAAATGACCCAGAGGGTGGTGCCTTATGCTGAGGTGCTCCAGACAAAGGTCAACGAGCACGTGGAAGATCTGAACCAAAGGCTGAACCCTTACATCGCCGAACTGAAAGTAAAACTTAACGAGAACGTGGGAAACATGGACCAGAACCTGGCCCCATACATCAAAAATCTCAACACCAACATCAACCAGAGAATCGAGGAGTTCCATCAGAATGTGGCCCCCTACACTGAGCAGCTGAACAAGATCATCAGTCAGAATGTGAGGGAGATGCAAGAGAGACTTGCCCTGAATGGAGGCAACTTTCAGCAGGATCTTCAGACCAAGCTCACAACTGTATGGGACGACTTCTGGCAGAACTTGCAGAACTAA